One Solanum lycopersicum chromosome 2, SLM_r2.1 genomic region harbors:
- the LOC101246498 gene encoding potassium channel KAT1 encodes MSFSYAKNCLQRFCVEEFQMDTETTHSGFFSSDLLPSLGARINYATKLRRFIISPYNPRYRCWEMFLVVMVIYTAWISLFEVAFLSYKKDDTLFIVDNIVDCFFAIDILLTFFVAYLHPESYLLVDEPKKIAIRYLSTWFIFDVCSTVPFQSLILVFTDHKESGGVGFRLLSMLRLWRLRRVSALFARLEKDIRFNYFWTRCTKLVSVTLFAVHCAGCINYMIADRYPDPKKTWIGAVYPDFKQLSVGDRYITSLYWSIVTLTTTGYGDLHAENSREMLFDIFYMLFNLGLTSYLIGNMTNLVVHWTSRTRNFRETVKAAQEFAKRNQLPPRVQDQVLSHMCLKFKTETLKQEETLNGLPKAIRTSIAHHLFFPIVQNVHLFQGVSRNLLFQLVPEMEAEYFPPKQDVILQNEAPTDLYIIVSGAVEFIAQIEGLEQTIGKAVAGEIFGEIGVLCGRPQPFAVRTTEISQILRLNRTSLMNILRANPEDERIIMNNLLMKLQGFGGFGYVDHQSNAGPEIKRHDDITLTSIDINNLEARVKKQEKDDGQEVNKTMNDLSINLENKSELSEHNVELIGPDEGTKSCQLKPEVPFCSNSCLKRPTCSTSSSGSQGTKSTHHKKRITIHMKKEPLHHQFGKLIILPDSLQELFRVAGQRFGGCDFQRAVNAEDAEIDDIDVVRDGDHLFFL; translated from the exons ATGTCATTTTCTTATGCTAAAAACTGTTTACAACGGTTCTGTGTGGAGGAGTTCCAAATGGATACAGAAACCACACATAGTGGTTTTTTCTCTAGTGATCTTCTACCATCACTTGGAGCTCGAATCAACTACGCTACTAAACTCCGAAGATTCATCATTTCGCCTTATAATCCACGTTACAG GTGTTGGGAGATGTTTCTAGTTGTTATGGTTATTTACACAGCTTGGATTTCTCTGTTTGAAGTTGCATTCTTGTCATACAAGAAAGATGATACTCTGTTCATTGTTGACAACATTGTTGATTGCTTCTTTGCTATTGACATTTTACTTACTTTCTTCGTCGCGTATCTTCATCCAGAGTCTTATCTTCTTGTTGATGAACCTAAGAAAATAGCAATAAG GTACTTGTCAACATGGTTCATTTTCGATGTATGTTCTACTGTACCATTCCAATCGTTGATACTCGTCTTCACGGATCATAAAGAAAGCGGAGGAGTTGGATTCAGATTGCTCAGCATGCTCAGATTATGGCGTCTCAGACGAGTCAGTGCCCTGTTTGCAAG ACTTGAGAAGGATATCCGGTTCAACTACTTCTGGACGCGATGTACAAAGCTCGTATCA GTGACATTGTTTGCAGTTCACTGTGCTGGATGCATTAACTATATGATTGCTGATAGATATCCTGATCCGAAAAAGACATGGATTGGTGCTGTATATCCAGATTTCAAGCAACTAAGTGTTGGGGATAGATACATAACTTCATTGTACTGGTCTATTGTAACGCTGACCACAACCGGTTATGGAGACTTGCATGCTGAGAACTCAAGAGAGATGCTGTTTGACATCTTTTACATGTTATTCAACTTGGGATTGACATCGTACTTAATTGGAAACATGACTAACCTTGTTGTTCATTGGACTAGTCGCACCAGAAACTTC AGGGAGACGGTGAAAGCAGCTCAAGAATTCGCGAAAAGGAATCAGTTGCCTCCAAGAGTGCAAGATCAGGTTTTGTCTCACATgtgtctcaagttcaaaacaGAAACATTGAAACAAGAAGAGACTCTTAATGGCCTGCCTAAAGCCATTAGAACAAGCATTGCACACCATCTGTTTTTTCCTATAGTTCAAAATGTTCATTTGTTCCAAGGTGTTTCACGGAACCTCCTTTTCCAACTG GTTCCTGAAATGGAAGCTGAATACTTCCCTCCGAAGCAAGACGTAATTTTGCAGAATGAGGCACCAACTGATCTGTATATAATAGTTTCAGGAGCAGTG GAATTTATAGCACAGATTGAAGGGCTAGAGCAA ACAATTGGAAAAGCTGTTGCAGGAGAAATATTTGGAGAAATAGGTGTTTTATGTGGGAGACCACAGCCATTTGCTGTTCGAACCACCGAGATTTCTCAGATTCTAAGGCTAAACAGGACATCATTGATGAACATTCTTCGAGCAAATCCAGAAGATGAACGGATAATTATGAACAATCTATTGATG AAACTTCAGGGATTTGGAGGTTTTGGTTATGTGGACCACCAATCAAACGCAGGACCAGAAATCAAAAGGCATGATGATATCACACTTACTAGCATAGATATCAATAATTTGGAAGCTAGAGTTAAGAAGCAAGAGAAAGATGATGGACAAGAAGTAAACAAAACCATGAATGATTTGtcaataaatcttgaaaataagaGTGAGTTAAGTGAGCATAATGTAGAGCTCATTGGACCAGATGAGGGAACAAAGAGCTGTCAACTGAAGCCTGAGGTCCCCTTTTGTTCCAACTCTTGCCTTAAAAGACCCACATGTAGTACCAGTTCAAGTGGCTCTCAAGGGACAAAATCTACCCACCATAAGAAGAGAATCACCATTCACATGAAGAAAGAACCATTGCATCACCAGTTTGGGAAACTAATCATTCTACCTGATTCACTACAAGAGCTCTTCAGAGTAGCAG GTCAAAGATTTGGAGGTTGTGATTTCCAGAGAGCTGTAAATGCAGAGGATGCTGAAATAGATGACATTGATGTTGTCAGAGATGGCGACcatttgtttttcctttaa
- the LOC101246787 gene encoding mannosyl-oligosaccharide 1,2-alpha-mannosidase MNS3 yields the protein MSKSLPYSMKDVHYDNAKFRQRSVSQVISQVLLTSNGKRDYLKCSTGKLLVLLMLGGLAYLVLTNKSAVHPVSDGIAKNDGSKEGENLMTHGSGKFRRFWRKPPRLPPRLSPDEIISRNRSIQESMKREEPEWVARQQKVKDAFIHAWSGYKAHAMGYDELMPLSHRGVNGLGGLGATIIDALDTAMIMGADEVVHEAGSWIEKHLPERIEKKGQVNLFETTIRLLGGLLSAYHLSGGSQGRIPEQKGPNPSIYLENAKNLADRLLTAFTASPSDIPYSDVVLREKSAHPAPDGLSSTAEVATIQLEFNYLSYLTGDPKYSTEAMKVLQHIKTLPKVEGLVPIYISPQSGQFSGDNIRLGSRGDSYYEYLIKVWLQQKGTNFSYLYDMYVEAIKGVRHLLVRKSVPNGLVFVGELPYGQEGGFSPKMDHLVCFLPGTLALGATKGLTKERAMRENLLTFEDMENLKLAEDLAKTCVEIYSVTSTGLAPEIAYFNIEGNSEGGPGGGNKSSKYLNDIIIKPADRHNLLRPETVESLFYLYRITGDSKYREWGWQIFEAFEKYTKIDSGGYTSLDDVTVIPPQRRDKMETFFLGETLKYIYLLFGNSTTIPLDEYVFNTEAHPIPIISRSV from the exons ATGTCGAAATCATTGCCCTATTCAATGAAAGATGTGCACTACGATAACGCCAAGTTCAGACAGCGATCCGTATCTCAG GTAATTTCTCAGGTTCTATTAACCAGTAATGGGAAACGAGATTATTTGAAATGTAGCACTGGGAAACTTCTCGTGTTACTGATGCTTGGTGGTTTAGCATATCTAGTACTGACTAATAAAAGTGCTGTCCATCCCGTGTCTGATGGTATAGCAAAAAATGATGGATCAAAGGAAGGAGAAAATCTCATGACTCATGGAAGTGGTAAATTCAGGAGATTTTGGAGGAAACCACCTAGACTTCCACCCCGGTTATCTCCTGATGAAATAATTAGTAGGAATAGATCCATTCAAGAGTCCATGAAAAGAGAGGAGCCAGAATGGGTGGCAAGACAACAGAAGGTGAAAGATGCATTTATCCATGCCTGGTCTGGATACAAAGCCCATGCCATGGGTTATGATGAACTTATGCCCTTAAGCCATAGAGGGGTTAATGGTTTAGGAGGTTTGGGAGCTACAATTATTGACGCTTTAGACACGGCTATGATTATGGGAGCTGATGAAGTCGTTCATGAAGCAGGCTCGTGGATTGAGAAACATCTTCCTGAGAGGATTGAAAAGAAAGGCCAAGTAAATCTCTTTGAAACTACAATACGACTTCTAGGTGGTCTTTTGAGTGCTTATCACTTAAGTGGTGGAAGTCAAGGGAGAATTCCAGAACAGAAAGGGCCTAATCCATCTATTTACCTGGAAAATGCTAAGAACTTGGCTGATCGCCTACTTACTGCTTTTACAGCAAGTCCATCCGATATTCCATACAGTGATGTAGTCCTGCGTGAAAAGTCTGCACATCCTGCTCCTGATGGTCTGAGTAGCACTGCGGAAGTTGCAACTATACAGCttgaatttaattatcttaGTTATTTAACAGGTGATCCAAAGTATAGCACAGAAGCCATGAAGGTTCTACAACATATAAAGACTTTGCCAAAGGTGGAGGGACTGGTCCCTATATACATTAG CCCTCAATCCGGACAGTTTAGTGGAGACAATATTAGACTTGGATCTCGTGGTGATAGCTATTATGAGTATCTTATCAAAGTGTGGCTTCAGCAGAAAGGAACTAACTTTTCATACTTGTACGATATGTATGTCGAAGCAATTAAAGGTGTCAGGCACCTTCTTGTTCGCAAATCTGTTCCAAATGGCTTGGTCTTTGTGGGAGAATTGCCATATGGGCAAGAAGGTGGTTTCAGTCCAAAGATGGATCACCTG GTGTGTTTCCTTCCTGGTACCCTAGCCCTTGGTGCTACAAAGGGGTTGACAAAGGAAAGAGCTATGAGAGAGAACTTGCTCACTTTTGAAGATATGGAAAACCTAAAGCTTGCTGAAGATCTGGCTAAGACTTGCGTGGAAATATACTCAGTAACCTCTACTGGCCTTGCTCCAGAAATAGCTTATTTCAATATTGAG GGAAATTCTGAAGGTGGTCCTGGTGGTGGGAACAAAAGTTCGAAATATTTGAATGACATAATCATAAAGCCTGCTGATCGTCACAATCTTTTGCGCCCTGAAACTGTTGAATCATTGTTTTATCTGTATCGCATTACTGGCGATTCAAA GTATCGTGAATGGGGCTGGCAAATTTTTGAGGCATTTGAGAAGTACACTAAGATTGATTCTGGAGGTTACACTTCTCTTGACGATGTTACTGTTATTCCTCCACAAAGAAGAGACAAGATGGAGACTTTTTTCTTGGGTGAAACACTCAAATACATCTATTTGCTGTTCGGTAATAGCACCACGATCCCTTTGGATGAGTATGTATTCAACACAGAAGCTCATCCTATTCCAATAATTTCTAGAAGTGTATGA